The proteins below come from a single Candidatus Binatia bacterium genomic window:
- a CDS encoding amidohydrolase family protein, giving the protein MGMKMEDMILVSVDDHVCEPPDMFDNSVPAKWKDKAPKLQHKSDGSDVWVFDGNQIPNVGLNAVAGRPPEEYGMEPTALSQLRDGCWNSAARIDDMNVNGVLGSLCFPSVPGFTGELFARQAKENNDPELALVMARAYNDWHIDEWCGAHPGRFIPLAIPMMWDPKLMAEEVRRVAKKGCHAITFPDVPSGLGYPSVHSDHWDPFWQACQDEGTVVCIHIGSGTGMSLQDTTAPIEVMISSTPITLYNCAVELVFSDAFRKFPDLKVALSEGGTGWIAYCLERMDYVHEHHNPWTLHRFPDGKKPSDVFRDHIITCFIDDAVGIATRDRIGIDTITWECDYPHSDTTWPHSPEKLWASLGGVSDEDIDKMTHLNSMRHFQYDPFRHIPREQCTVAALRSQATHVDLTPKGGKGGKAPSDYERGYATVGDIISQMATAFATPFDESPPK; this is encoded by the coding sequence ATGGGCATGAAGATGGAAGACATGATTTTGGTCAGCGTCGATGACCACGTGTGCGAGCCTCCCGACATGTTCGATAATTCCGTTCCGGCGAAGTGGAAGGACAAGGCGCCGAAGCTGCAGCACAAGTCGGACGGCTCGGACGTCTGGGTCTTCGACGGAAACCAGATACCCAACGTCGGCTTGAACGCCGTCGCCGGTCGTCCTCCCGAAGAGTACGGGATGGAACCGACCGCGCTCAGCCAGCTGCGCGACGGCTGTTGGAACAGTGCCGCCCGCATCGATGACATGAACGTAAACGGTGTCCTCGGGTCGCTGTGCTTCCCCTCTGTACCGGGCTTCACCGGCGAGCTGTTCGCCAGGCAGGCCAAGGAAAACAACGATCCCGAGCTCGCTCTCGTGATGGCGCGAGCCTACAACGACTGGCACATCGACGAGTGGTGCGGGGCGCATCCCGGCCGGTTCATCCCCCTCGCGATCCCGATGATGTGGGATCCGAAGCTGATGGCCGAGGAGGTTCGGCGCGTCGCGAAGAAGGGCTGTCACGCGATCACGTTCCCTGATGTTCCGAGCGGGCTCGGGTACCCCAGTGTTCACAGCGACCACTGGGATCCCTTCTGGCAGGCCTGTCAGGACGAAGGCACGGTCGTGTGCATCCACATCGGATCCGGCACCGGGATGAGCCTCCAGGATACGACCGCGCCAATCGAGGTGATGATCTCGAGCACGCCGATCACGCTCTACAACTGCGCGGTCGAGTTGGTCTTCAGCGATGCCTTCCGCAAGTTCCCGGATCTCAAGGTTGCACTCTCCGAAGGTGGAACGGGCTGGATCGCGTACTGTCTCGAGCGAATGGACTACGTGCACGAGCACCATAATCCCTGGACGTTGCATCGCTTCCCCGACGGGAAGAAGCCGAGCGACGTGTTCCGCGATCACATCATCACCTGCTTCATCGATGACGCCGTGGGCATTGCGACGCGCGACCGGATCGGGATCGACACCATCACCTGGGAGTGCGACTACCCGCACTCCGATACGACCTGGCCTCATTCGCCAGAGAAGCTGTGGGCCTCTCTTGGCGGCGTTTCCGACGAAGACATCGACAAGATGACGCATCTGAATTCGATGCGGCATTTCCAGTACGATCCGTTCCGGCACATCCCGCGTGAGCAGTGCACGGTGGCTGCGCTTCGCTCGCAGGCGACGCACGTGGACCTCACGCCCAAGGGCGGGAAGGGCGGCAAGGCGCCGTCGGACTACGAGCGCGGGTACGCCACCGTCGGTGACATCATCAGTCAGATGGCGACCGCCTTCGCGACGCCCTTCGACGAGAGCCCGCCAAAGTAG
- a CDS encoding enoyl-CoA hydratase-related protein gives MAAGSTVHVETRAGVARITLNRPERKNAFTDAMWHDFLAALGGVLADPGARVVVLTGADSNFTAGADMALIEGKGEGDSSGPHPFSGVMDHLTTTFDKPMIAAVDGVAIGFGLTILLHCDFVYVSSRARLRAPFVKLGVVPEAASSFLFQEILGVRNTAELLYATDFIDGPRAVALGLANACVEPDALMATAQATADRIAGDPPGAVRATKRLLLEARRDQVLAAVERENAAFALRMGTPENVEALTAFWEKRPPDFSKLPEE, from the coding sequence GTGGCGGCGGGATCGACCGTCCACGTCGAGACGCGGGCCGGCGTCGCGCGGATCACCCTTAACCGGCCGGAGCGCAAGAACGCCTTCACGGACGCGATGTGGCACGACTTCCTCGCTGCGCTCGGCGGGGTGCTTGCCGATCCCGGCGCGCGCGTCGTCGTCCTGACTGGCGCCGATAGCAACTTCACCGCTGGGGCCGACATGGCGCTCATCGAAGGAAAGGGCGAGGGCGACTCGAGCGGGCCGCATCCATTCAGCGGCGTGATGGATCACCTCACCACCACCTTCGACAAGCCGATGATCGCTGCGGTCGACGGCGTCGCGATCGGTTTCGGCCTCACGATCCTGCTGCACTGCGACTTCGTCTACGTGAGCAGTCGTGCGCGCCTTCGCGCGCCGTTCGTGAAGCTGGGCGTCGTGCCGGAGGCGGCGTCGAGCTTTCTCTTTCAGGAGATCCTCGGCGTGCGGAACACGGCGGAGCTGCTCTACGCGACCGACTTCATCGACGGGCCGCGCGCGGTTGCTCTCGGACTCGCCAACGCCTGCGTTGAGCCGGACGCGTTGATGGCGACGGCGCAGGCGACGGCCGATCGCATAGCCGGGGATCCGCCGGGGGCCGTTCGCGCGACGAAGCGTCTCTTGCTGGAAGCCCGTCGCGATCAGGTCCTGGCCGCGGTGGAGCGGGAGAACGCGGCCTTTGCTCTCCGGATGGGGACGCCCGAGAACGTGGAGGCACTCACTGCGTTCTGGGAGAAGCGTCCTCCGGACTTCTCGAAGCTTCCCGAGGAGTGA
- a CDS encoding glycosyltransferase family 2 protein, with amino-acid sequence MSPAERPPMERLVGAVVVNYNGAPVTRACVDSLRGGQGPRVQVVIADNASDASDLEELEKAYAGADDVEIVRLPENRHFAGGVNGGAVRALELGATHLFILNNDTVIEPDCVARMVAVAEAMPEAGIVGPALLDLGDRHALSLGERYSSWSLAVPRTLLKVRSTGDNRPYPVGGIMGSAIFVTRECFERVGPYDEGLLVYYEEVDFCLRARALGYGPMLEPRAVVLHDGMRGFTAGLTPYAARLKCRNMFHLMRKHAGVGAWLAFTPVYAALIAGSAAIYAARGKWDVVRALAQGVRDGITGAPAQ; translated from the coding sequence ATGAGTCCGGCGGAACGTCCTCCGATGGAGCGCCTGGTCGGCGCGGTCGTGGTCAACTACAACGGCGCGCCGGTCACCCGGGCCTGCGTCGATTCGCTTCGCGGTGGGCAAGGTCCGCGGGTCCAGGTCGTGATTGCAGACAACGCATCGGACGCGTCGGATCTCGAAGAGCTGGAGAAGGCCTACGCCGGCGCGGACGACGTGGAGATCGTTCGCCTGCCCGAGAATCGGCACTTTGCCGGGGGTGTGAACGGTGGTGCGGTCCGTGCCCTCGAACTCGGAGCCACGCACCTTTTCATTCTGAACAACGATACCGTGATCGAGCCGGACTGCGTCGCGCGGATGGTCGCCGTCGCAGAGGCCATGCCCGAAGCGGGGATCGTCGGCCCGGCGCTTCTGGACCTGGGCGACCGACACGCGCTCTCCCTCGGAGAGCGATACTCGTCCTGGTCTCTCGCGGTCCCGCGGACCCTCTTGAAGGTACGTTCGACCGGAGACAATCGACCATATCCCGTGGGGGGCATCATGGGGTCGGCGATTTTCGTGACCCGAGAGTGCTTCGAGCGCGTCGGTCCGTACGACGAGGGCCTCCTCGTCTACTACGAAGAGGTCGATTTCTGTCTCCGGGCCCGGGCCCTCGGTTACGGCCCGATGCTCGAACCCCGCGCGGTCGTCCTCCACGACGGGATGCGCGGGTTCACCGCGGGGCTCACCCCCTACGCCGCGCGGCTCAAGTGCCGGAACATGTTCCACCTGATGCGGAAGCACGCCGGCGTTGGCGCGTGGCTCGCGTTCACTCCCGTGTACGCCGCTCTGATCGCGGGCAGTGCGGCCATTTACGCCGCCCGCGGCAAGTGGGACGTCGTACGCGCGCTCGCCCAAGGCGTGCGCGACGGCATCACCGGCGCACCCGCGCAGTAG
- a CDS encoding fused MFS/spermidine synthase yields the protein MAGSLPLALVYLCFFLSGASSLVYEVVWMRWLVLTLGSTTAAVSTVLFTFMVGLALGAWAFGGIADRSRSPLKLYAFLEAGIGLYALLLPWLVGGLTPVYVAIAQALEGYAFALTLVRFASGAAVLLIPTVLMGATLPVLIRFVGTHGSMGRSLGLLYGTNVAGAVLGCTAAGFVLIRHLGLSGTTTVALVANLVAAGLAFLAAGMATPGERAGEEPPPAWEPPAPSPRWLMWFIVFLSGFVTMAWEVLWTRILIFSIDSTAQAFTVILAVFLSGLALGSWIFAVLIAGKRETLPVLAGAEITAGILALLLVPWGVRAFDLMLVFLDYAGVSYASQAMGNALAAGALMLLPTVLLGIVFPMASRMLADRVATVGEKIGRAYFVNTVGSALGALAAPFVLLPWLTLKGSFFALSVLPIVAGWALLAASPLPGRRRDLAIAGSAAALGLCTILFVWLLPGPNPFDPPSRFRTGDWSVLAHEDTANASVSVIEYAMGGRSLRIDGFEAAGSDGGSLYGYMQLMSHLPILLHPDPKRVLVISVGTGSTAGAAALHPGTSVDMVDINQTVLDFTPYFATANANVAENPRAHGIVDDGRNHLLVSNEKYDVITSEPMPPTFAGIVNLYSREYYEQAKERLNEGGYLVQWLPFHLLEWHQALSILRTVQDVFPETSLWMHFYTGIIVARRDGPIEIDLPRLRRQLAASPVREGMRQIHIRTASQIVDLYGLGPEQVEDLVAGASLITDDHPTLEFETARPLAPEELQESIHLIHTRRLSEAPPLRNATPKETRLLEEHRSVATSIRVARLWSSRRQFERARSFLDAALETTTTDANRAQLLLRLALLAQEEGDDDEARRRVEESLRLRPMNDVARRLRSDLAQQAPSGAEDSRG from the coding sequence ATGGCTGGATCTCTACCCTTAGCTCTCGTCTACCTCTGCTTCTTCCTCTCCGGAGCCAGCAGCCTGGTCTACGAAGTAGTGTGGATGAGGTGGCTGGTGCTCACCCTAGGCAGCACCACGGCGGCCGTGAGCACGGTGCTGTTCACGTTCATGGTGGGTCTCGCACTTGGAGCCTGGGCCTTCGGAGGTATCGCGGATCGGAGTCGGTCCCCGCTCAAGCTCTATGCCTTTCTCGAAGCGGGCATCGGCCTCTACGCGCTGCTGCTTCCGTGGCTCGTCGGCGGGCTCACGCCCGTGTACGTCGCGATCGCCCAAGCTCTCGAAGGGTACGCCTTCGCCCTGACTCTCGTACGATTCGCTTCGGGCGCAGCGGTCTTGCTGATTCCCACCGTACTCATGGGCGCGACATTGCCGGTCCTGATTCGCTTCGTTGGAACGCACGGGTCCATGGGCCGATCCCTAGGCCTCCTTTACGGCACCAACGTGGCGGGCGCGGTGCTCGGCTGCACCGCCGCCGGGTTCGTCCTCATTCGCCACCTCGGTCTCTCCGGCACCACCACCGTCGCGCTGGTCGCCAACCTGGTCGCAGCCGGGCTCGCGTTTCTCGCAGCGGGGATGGCGACGCCGGGCGAGCGAGCGGGCGAAGAGCCGCCTCCCGCGTGGGAACCGCCGGCTCCGTCGCCGCGATGGCTGATGTGGTTCATCGTGTTCCTCTCGGGCTTCGTCACGATGGCCTGGGAGGTCCTCTGGACCCGCATCCTGATCTTCTCCATCGACAGCACCGCCCAGGCGTTCACCGTCATCCTGGCGGTGTTCCTCTCGGGGCTGGCGCTCGGGAGCTGGATCTTCGCCGTTCTGATCGCCGGCAAGCGCGAAACACTGCCGGTTCTAGCTGGCGCGGAGATCACCGCCGGGATCCTGGCCCTGCTCCTAGTCCCCTGGGGGGTGCGCGCCTTCGACCTGATGCTCGTCTTCCTGGACTACGCCGGGGTGAGCTACGCGTCGCAGGCGATGGGAAACGCGCTGGCCGCGGGGGCTCTGATGCTGCTGCCCACCGTGCTGCTCGGAATCGTCTTCCCGATGGCGAGCCGCATGCTCGCCGACCGCGTGGCCACAGTCGGAGAAAAGATCGGTCGCGCCTACTTCGTCAACACCGTGGGCAGCGCGCTCGGGGCGCTCGCCGCCCCGTTCGTCCTTCTTCCCTGGCTCACCCTCAAGGGGAGCTTCTTCGCCTTGTCGGTACTCCCGATCGTGGCGGGTTGGGCGCTGCTCGCCGCGTCCCCGCTCCCCGGTCGGCGACGCGATCTGGCAATCGCCGGATCGGCCGCGGCGCTCGGACTCTGCACCATCCTGTTCGTTTGGCTGCTCCCCGGCCCAAATCCCTTCGATCCTCCCTCCCGCTTCCGCACAGGGGACTGGAGCGTGCTCGCGCACGAAGACACGGCCAATGCGTCGGTGTCGGTGATCGAGTACGCGATGGGTGGGCGGTCGCTGCGCATCGACGGCTTCGAGGCAGCAGGCTCCGACGGCGGATCCCTCTACGGCTACATGCAGCTGATGAGCCACTTACCCATCCTCCTCCACCCCGACCCCAAGCGAGTGCTCGTGATCTCGGTCGGCACGGGGTCCACGGCCGGCGCCGCCGCCCTCCACCCGGGGACCTCGGTGGACATGGTCGACATCAACCAGACCGTCCTGGACTTCACTCCGTATTTCGCGACGGCAAACGCCAACGTGGCCGAGAATCCGCGCGCACACGGCATCGTGGATGACGGCCGGAACCACCTCCTCGTCTCGAACGAGAAGTACGACGTCATCACCTCGGAGCCGATGCCCCCCACGTTCGCGGGAATCGTGAACCTCTACTCGCGAGAGTACTACGAGCAGGCGAAGGAGCGGTTGAACGAGGGAGGCTACTTGGTGCAGTGGCTGCCCTTCCACCTGCTAGAATGGCACCAAGCGCTGTCGATCCTGCGCACCGTGCAGGACGTCTTTCCCGAGACGAGCCTCTGGATGCACTTCTACACTGGCATCATCGTCGCGCGCCGAGACGGACCCATCGAGATCGACCTACCGCGCCTTCGGCGCCAGCTGGCCGCATCGCCAGTCCGTGAAGGTATGCGCCAGATCCACATACGCACCGCATCCCAGATCGTCGACCTCTACGGCCTGGGACCGGAGCAGGTGGAGGACCTAGTCGCCGGGGCCTCACTGATCACCGACGATCATCCCACGCTCGAGTTCGAAACGGCGCGCCCACTCGCTCCCGAAGAGCTGCAGGAATCGATACACCTGATCCACACCCGGAGACTCTCCGAGGCACCGCCCCTGCGCAACGCGACGCCGAAGGAGACACGGCTACTCGAGGAGCACCGCAGCGTCGCGACCTCCATCAGAGTCGCCAGGCTGTGGTCGTCCCGGCGACAATTCGAACGCGCTCGCTCCTTTCTCGATGCGGCGCTCGAGACCACGACCACCGACGCCAACCGAGCGCAGTTGCTGCTGCGACTCGCGCTGCTCGCCCAAGAGGAAGGGGACGACGACGAGGCCCGCCGACGAGTAGAGGAGAGCTTGAGGCTCCGCCCGATGAACGATGTGGCCCGGAGGCTCCGCTCCGATCTGGCCCAGCAAGCACCGTCGGGCGCGGAGGACAGTCGGGGCTAG
- a CDS encoding enoyl-CoA hydratase/isomerase family protein, with the protein MMTRTKDGDVHVLTMQNGQNTIDLEFLTTLTENLNAVEADAEGPAALVLTGEGKFFSNGLNLDFMMSASDDQRKQFGGAMMSMMKKLTLFPAPVIAALNGHAFAAGCFLALACDFRIQREDRGWICVSEVDVGVPIGKPMMGLLNGKLTPAVAREAALTGKRYAADDAIAAGFSDAKASEANLLGEATKVAATLAAKERQIFKAIKQDLYGEIAAGFRIPA; encoded by the coding sequence ATGATGACCCGAACCAAAGACGGCGACGTTCACGTTCTGACGATGCAGAACGGACAGAACACGATCGACCTCGAGTTCCTCACGACACTGACCGAGAACCTCAACGCCGTCGAGGCCGACGCCGAAGGCCCCGCCGCCCTCGTGCTCACAGGAGAGGGGAAGTTCTTCTCGAACGGCCTCAACCTGGATTTCATGATGAGCGCGTCCGACGATCAGCGAAAGCAGTTCGGCGGCGCGATGATGTCGATGATGAAGAAGTTGACCCTCTTCCCGGCACCGGTCATCGCCGCGCTGAATGGACACGCGTTCGCGGCAGGTTGTTTCCTCGCTCTCGCGTGCGATTTTCGCATTCAGCGCGAGGACCGAGGTTGGATCTGCGTCTCCGAGGTCGACGTCGGTGTCCCCATCGGCAAACCGATGATGGGGCTGCTCAACGGGAAACTGACGCCGGCCGTCGCGCGAGAGGCCGCCCTTACCGGAAAGCGCTACGCCGCGGACGATGCGATCGCGGCCGGCTTCAGCGATGCGAAGGCCTCGGAGGCCAACCTGCTGGGCGAGGCTACGAAGGTCGCCGCCACCCTCGCCGCGAAGGAACGTCAGATCTTCAAGGCGATCAAGCAGGATCTCTACGGCGAGATCGCCGCGGGCTTCCGAATCCCGGCCTGA